The DNA segment GCAACCAAAATTACACTCAAAGTGACAGCTGGCTACCACAACCTcaacttgatttttattttataaaacattttccacAAGCACCACAAGCACGAAAAGCTGTGACAGCAAAGCTTAATAATTGCACAAACCTATTTAAATtctttctatttataacaaaatattGAAACTATTTGTGGTTATCATTATCAACTACTTTGCTACCAACTCACTTTTTAATTCTTTCAGCTGTCCAATTTTACCACAAGTCTCAACCAGTCTAGTTTGCACATTCACACATTTAATTATCCACTGGAGAGCTTGTCTGAACATGGTCTGTGCATGGTACAAATCTTGAGGGACCAAATAGCCAAACCACCTGACTGGATCAGTTTGTTCCTCCTTTTTCTCTGCTTCCAAATGTCTCAACTTCGCTCCAAACAATTCTTCATCTTCTTCTGAATGCACTGTAGTTGTGGCCTCGAAATCGGGACTATTTTC comes from the Tenebrio molitor chromosome 9, icTenMoli1.1, whole genome shotgun sequence genome and includes:
- the LOC138137832 gene encoding coiled-coil domain-containing protein 115; the encoded protein is MSDLDKICTLLDKLTLDALTLIEEEIQTKLNIENAMCGGETHLAKSRYILGQSSVSSLQLPTENSPDFEATTTVHSEEDEELFGAKLRHLEAEKKEEQTDPVRWFGYLVPQDLYHAQTMFRQALQWIIKCVNVQTRLVETCGKIGQLKELKSELVAK